The genomic DNA GCTGACTTGGTGAAGCAGTTGATGACGTTTAGCCGCAAGAGTCGAATGGTGAAGACTTCAATCGATGTCAACCGGTTGATTCAGGAAGTTGGAAAGCTGATAAAAAGTACTTTCGATCGGAAGATCGAGTTCTCAATTCAAGGGACACCCATCGACAGCAAAATTAGCGGAGACATCAACCAACTCCACCAAGTATTGCTCAATATGTGTTTCAATGCCCGCGATGCACTAATGGATGTTGCTGATGACCCCGACCGGAAACTCGCGATTGTCATCAGTGCATCAGAAATTCAAATTACCGAACGACTCATCGAAGCAGAACTCCGCAGTGGGTATTTCGTTTGTATTACTGTTTCCGATACTGGTAAAGGCATTTCGCCTGATGTTGTTAAACATATTTTCGAGCCGTTCTTTACAACAAAAGAAGTCGGAAGCGGCACTGGTCTCGGACTCTCAACAGCATTCGGCATCATTCGCCAGCATGACGGTTGGATTACCGTTTATAGCGAACCGGGAATCGGAACGACATTTCGGATATATTTGCCAACAAGCCGTGATGAACTACAACACTTATCATCAGGACTAACCGATGAAACTGTGCTTCCACGTGGCAACGAGTTGATACTCTTAGTCGACGACGAACCGATGATTCGCCGTATCGGTCAAACAATGCTGGAAAAACTTGGCTACCGGGTCGCCGTCGCAGGTAATGGGAAAGAAGCGCTCGAGTTACATCAGCGAATGCCACAGGAGTACGGGTTAATCCTGTTGGATTTATCGATGCCGATTATGTCGGGCAGAG from bacterium includes the following:
- a CDS encoding ATP-binding protein, translated to ADLVKQLMTFSRKSRMVKTSIDVNRLIQEVGKLIKSTFDRKIEFSIQGTPIDSKISGDINQLHQVLLNMCFNARDALMDVADDPDRKLAIVISASEIQITERLIEAELRSGYFVCITVSDTGKGISPDVVKHIFEPFFTTKEVGSGTGLGLSTAFGIIRQHDGWITVYSEPGIGTTFRIYLPTSRDELQHLSSGLTDETVLPRGNELILLVDDEPMIRRIGQTMLEKLGYRVAVAGNGKEALELHQRMPQEYGLILLDLSMPIMSGREFLEQCKSLPHRPKIIVSSGISTNTLGADLLSMVDGFVTKPYRLVDLAKTVRNVLDVRN